The Deinococcus roseus genome contains a region encoding:
- a CDS encoding metallophosphoesterase: MLKIYAIGDVHASWGDLWRALKSTPLIDDQGSPTALMKTGDYQLILTGDLIHPKTQMEYSLMTGIDNFDPENPQHLSSAARSQIRELNRLKRTYDACNGNMHILFGNHDDAALTHKFSLGSGFGTKHNEFDPEKGGREFPDELKAWVASFPREIIVGRTHFAHVGPMPTHAIFDEFFYSNREHKTWWEKNPEWVPMFGYVFGVYGHTVMKEGIHLDPEERLAMIDALDTGQILELTFGPDLSQKPEARILSFKS, encoded by the coding sequence ATGCTTAAGATTTATGCCATCGGAGATGTGCATGCCAGCTGGGGAGACCTCTGGCGGGCCCTCAAATCCACCCCCCTGATCGACGACCAGGGCAGCCCCACCGCCCTGATGAAAACAGGCGATTATCAGTTGATCCTGACCGGCGACCTGATCCATCCCAAAACCCAGATGGAATATTCCCTGATGACCGGGATCGACAACTTTGACCCGGAGAACCCCCAGCACCTGTCCAGTGCAGCCCGTTCCCAGATCCGGGAACTGAACCGCCTGAAAAGAACCTATGATGCTTGTAATGGCAACATGCACATCCTGTTTGGCAACCACGATGATGCTGCCCTGACCCACAAATTCAGCCTGGGCTCGGGTTTTGGGACCAAGCACAACGAGTTTGACCCCGAAAAAGGGGGCCGGGAATTTCCCGATGAGCTGAAAGCCTGGGTGGCCAGCTTTCCCAGAGAAATCATTGTGGGCCGCACCCACTTTGCCCACGTGGGACCCATGCCCACCCATGCCATCTTCGATGAGTTCTTTTACTCCAACCGGGAGCACAAAACCTGGTGGGAGAAAAACCCGGAGTGGGTGCCCATGTTCGGGTACGTCTTTGGGGTGTATGGGCACACCGTGATGAAAGAGGGCATCCATCTGGACCCTGAAGAACGCCTCGCCATGATCGATGCGCTGGACACCGGTCAGATTCT